A window of the Brassica napus cultivar Da-Ae chromosome C5, Da-Ae, whole genome shotgun sequence genome harbors these coding sequences:
- the LOC106400195 gene encoding probable aquaporin NIP7-1 yields the protein MNVEVRSRVFDQEAGSTLSSLRDVDPSTQRVFRCLPYELDLNPLRIVIAELVGTFILMFSVCGVISSTQLSGGHVGLLEYAATAGLSVVVVVYSIGHISGAHLNPSITIAFALFGGFPWSQVPLYIMAQTLGATAATLAGVSVYGVNPDLMITKPALSCVSAFFVELVATSIVVFLASALHCGPHQNLSNLTGLVIGAVISLGVLITGPISGGSMNPARSLGPAVVAWDFEYIWVYMTAPVIGAIMGVLTYRTISLKSRPSPHSPPVSSLLR from the exons AGAAGCTGGCTCAACTCTATCTTCGTTAAGAGATGTTGATCCGTCAACACAACGAGTGTTCCGATGTCTCCCTTATGAATTAGATCTCAATCCCCTACGCATT GTAATAGCGGAACTGGTGGGGACGTTCATTCTAATGTTCAGCGTGTGTGGGGTCATAAGCAGTACTCAGTTATCCGGCGGTCATGTCGGACTGCTAGAGTACGCCGCGACGGCTGGTTTATCGGTCGTTGTCGTAGTTTACTCCATTGGACACATCTCCGGCGCCCATCTCAACCCTTCCATCACCATTGCTTTCGCCCTCTTTGGTGGATTTCCATGGTCTCAG GTTCCGTTATATATAATGGCGCAAACGCTGGGGGCAACGGCGGCAACGTTAGCTGGGGTGTCAGTTTACGGAGTAAACCCTGACCTAATGATCACAAAACCTGCGCTAAGCTGCGTTTCTGCGTTTTTCGTTGAACTTGTTGCTACGAGCATTGTCGTGTTTCTAGCATCCGCGTTGCATTGTGGTCCTCATCAAAAT TTGAGTAACTTGACGGGGTTAGTGATTGGAGCAGTCATATCCCTTGGAGTGCTTATTACCGG ACCGATTTCAGGAGGATCGATGAACCCAGCACGATCACTTGGACCGGCGGTGGTGGCATGGGATTTTGAGTACATATGGGTTTACATGACTGCTCCAGTGATCGGAGCCATCATGGGGGTTTTGACATACAGAACAATTAGCCTCAAAAGCAGGCCTTCTCCACACTCCCCTCCGGTCTCTTCCCTGTTACGCTAA